A stretch of the Candidatus Methylomirabilota bacterium genome encodes the following:
- a CDS encoding LLM class flavin-dependent oxidoreductase, with translation MARLKFGFIPIEGGHYYADALAEVARAEDLSFDSVWMEEHHSVVDHYWPSPLPVLAGFATRTSKMILGTDILVAPFYHPTRLAEDCALLDVMSNGRFVLGIAIGYKPDEFALYGAELEKRGARFEEQLAIVKGLWTQDHIAFKGAYYRVEGRLEPKPVQKPAPPIWIGGWGDITLRRAATLADNWIPGPTGELPRLLKGKAQFQANRAAAGLPPITDWPLTRDVVIADTEKQARELAEQHIMVSYRKEYAGGWRHPFIDAAIATDLDKVKKDRFLIGSPDQIIRDLRPFVEQYGMTHLICRVFFPGMPHRHIMRELELLAKEVMPAFR, from the coding sequence AGGGCGGGCACTACTATGCCGACGCGCTCGCCGAGGTCGCGCGGGCGGAGGACCTGAGCTTCGACTCCGTGTGGATGGAGGAGCACCACTCCGTCGTCGACCACTACTGGCCCTCGCCGCTCCCCGTCCTCGCGGGCTTCGCCACCCGCACGTCGAAGATGATCCTGGGCACCGACATCCTCGTGGCGCCCTTCTACCACCCGACGCGGCTCGCCGAGGACTGCGCGCTGCTCGACGTGATGTCGAACGGCCGCTTCGTGCTGGGCATCGCCATCGGCTACAAGCCCGACGAGTTCGCGCTGTACGGCGCGGAGCTCGAGAAGCGGGGCGCGCGCTTCGAGGAGCAGCTCGCGATCGTGAAGGGACTCTGGACCCAGGACCATATCGCGTTCAAGGGCGCCTACTATCGGGTCGAGGGGCGCCTCGAGCCGAAGCCGGTGCAGAAGCCCGCGCCGCCCATCTGGATCGGGGGTTGGGGCGACATCACCCTGCGCCGCGCGGCCACGCTCGCCGACAACTGGATTCCCGGGCCGACCGGAGAGCTGCCGCGCCTGCTCAAGGGCAAGGCGCAGTTCCAGGCCAACCGGGCCGCCGCCGGCCTCCCGCCCATCACCGACTGGCCGCTCACCCGCGACGTCGTCATCGCGGACACCGAGAAGCAGGCGCGGGAGCTGGCCGAGCAGCACATCATGGTCTCGTACCGGAAGGAGTACGCGGGCGGATGGCGGCATCCCTTCATCGACGCCGCCATCGCCACCGATCTCGACAAGGTCAAGAAGGACCGCTTCCTGATCGGCAGCCCGGACCAGATCATCCGCGATCTCAGGCCCTTCGTCGAGCAGTACGGGATGACGCACCTGATCTGCCGGGTCTTCTTCCCGGGGATGCCGCACCGGCACATCATGCGCGAGCTCGAGCTCTTGGCGAAGGAGGTCATGCCGGCATTCCGGTGA